The following nucleotide sequence is from Streptomyces bathyalis.
AGGAAGACCGCATGCTGAGGGGGAGCAAGATCGGGCTCAGGGCCCGGCACGAGGACGACGTTCCGATCCTGCAGGCCGAGCTCCACGACGACGTCGTCAACGCCTCGCGGGCCGAAGGCGGGCCGTGGCGGCCGATCACGCACGGCTCGAAGGACGCACCCTTCGTGGTGGACGACAAAGAGCAGAAGCACGTCTCCTTCTCCGTGGTGGAGCTGGACGGCGGCACGCTGATCGGCAGCGCGAACCTGTGGGGCATCGACAACCACAACCGGTTCGCGCACATCGGGCTGGGGCTGCTGCCGCCCGCCCGCGGCAAGGGCTACGGCACCGACGCCGTCGCTGTGCTGTGCCACTACGGGTTCGTCGTGCGCGGCCTGCACCGGCTGCAGATCGAGACGCTGTCGGACAACGCGGCGATGCTGCGCTCCGCCGAGCGCAACGGCTTCGTCCGCGAGGGCGTGCTGCGCTCCTCGGCCTGGGTGATGGGCGAGTTCCTCGACGAGGTGCTGCTCGGGCTCCTCGTCAAGGACTGGAAGCCGGACTCAGAGGGTTAGGGCGTCCGCCCGTAGGTCACGGGCGCCCCACTTCGCCGAGACCGAGTCACGGGCGCCCCACTGCGCCGAGACCGAGATGGGTCGCGGCCCACCGTGGCGCAGTTGAGTAACGTCGCCCCGCCCGCCTCGTGGTGAGCTGGCTTCCGTCTGCCACCCGCTCATGGCATCGCGGCCGCGGACCACCGCAGACACCGGCAAGGCGCTGCGTCTATCGTCGCGGTTGGTGCCGTACGGCTGCTGTCGCTGCTATGAGAAACGGATGACGTCCTCCATGCCCCAAGACATGTCGGCGCGGATCTCCGACGACCATCGCGAGACGGCGATCGAGCGTCTTCATGAGGCGTTCGCCGAGGGGTACATCACCCAGGAGGAGTTGGACGAGCGCCTGCAGGGAGCGCTCACCGCCAGGACGCACGGCGACTTGGTGCCGGTCCTGGACTCGCTGCCCGACAGGGACGCGGGCCCGACCGTCGAGATCGAGGCCGTGGGCGGACGGATCCAGCGGCGCGGTGCGTGGCGGGTGCCCCGGACGTTCAAGGTCGAGTCGGAGTTCGGCAAGGTGCATCTGGACCTGTCCCGGGCGGTCATCGAATACCCGGTGATCGACATCGAACTGCGGCTCCGGTTCGGCCGGGCCCGGCTCGTCCTCCCACGCGGTGCGACGGTGGACTACGACGGGCTGAGCGCGGACTGGAAGCAGCCGGTCCACAAGGCCGGGCGGCGCGGCAGCACGGGTGGGCCGCACATCCGGATCTCAGGAACCATGGGGTTCGGCAGGCTGAAGATCAGGCACCGCGGCCGTTGATCCGCGGCGACCGGCGCTTCCCCGCGGCCCAAGTCGCCCCGCACCTCCGGGAGTTCACAGCGA
It contains:
- a CDS encoding GNAT family N-acetyltransferase, whose product is MLRGSKIGLRARHEDDVPILQAELHDDVVNASRAEGGPWRPITHGSKDAPFVVDDKEQKHVSFSVVELDGGTLIGSANLWGIDNHNRFAHIGLGLLPPARGKGYGTDAVAVLCHYGFVVRGLHRLQIETLSDNAAMLRSAERNGFVREGVLRSSAWVMGEFLDEVLLGLLVKDWKPDSEG
- a CDS encoding DUF1707 SHOCT-like domain-containing protein, with amino-acid sequence MTSSMPQDMSARISDDHRETAIERLHEAFAEGYITQEELDERLQGALTARTHGDLVPVLDSLPDRDAGPTVEIEAVGGRIQRRGAWRVPRTFKVESEFGKVHLDLSRAVIEYPVIDIELRLRFGRARLVLPRGATVDYDGLSADWKQPVHKAGRRGSTGGPHIRISGTMGFGRLKIRHRGR